The following proteins are encoded in a genomic region of Solea senegalensis isolate Sse05_10M linkage group LG5, IFAPA_SoseM_1, whole genome shotgun sequence:
- the rassf2b gene encoding ras association domain-containing protein 2b, whose translation MDDIHDRVQIGENKFISKSTVLSHLKTYNLYYEGQNLQLRHREEEGELIVEGLLNIFWGLRRPIRLQMQDDHERIRPPPSSTSWHSGCNLDSQGSPNSTDGQQTSQQSPPTVEVTLPDNQPEDNGVMEQETEEEDSETSAQLLRTKSDAGVLRRGQRRSPSDQRKIRRHRFSINGHFYNHKTAVFTPAFGSVTNVRINSCMRTPQVLRVLLNKFKIENTPDDFALYLVHTSGERVKLKRSDYPLVLRIMQGPCEQVCKVFLMEEDLGEEVTYDVAQYIKFEMPVLQSFITKLKEEEDREVQKLMRRYNFLRCIIEKQLRCVPEGATCM comes from the exons ATGGATGATATACACGACAGGGTTCAGATTGGAGAGAACAAGTTCATCAGCAA GTCAACTGTCCTCTCCCACCTCAAGACATACAACCTCTACTATGAAGGACAAAATCTACAACTCAGACACAGAGAG GAAGAGGGGGAACTGATTGTCGAAGGCTTGCTGAATATCTTCTGGGGCCTTCGCCGACCAATCAGGCTTCAGATGCAGGATGACCACGAGCGGATCCGACCGCCCCCCTCCTCTACATCTTGGCACTCGGGTTGTAATCTGGACAGTCAAGG ttccccCAACAGCACAGATGGTCAACAGACGTCACAGCAGAGTCCACCCACAGTGGAGGTGACGCTGCCTGACAACCAACCAGAGGACAACGGCGTGATGGAacaagagacagaggagg aggacagtgagacCTCCGCTCAGCTCTTACGGACAAAGAGTGATGCTGGTGTCTTAAGACGTGGACAGCGACGGTCACCGAGCGACCAGAGGAAAATAAGACGCCATCGCTTCTCCATCAACGGACACTTCTACAACCACAAG ACAGCGGTGTTCACTCCTGCTTTTGGCTCGGTGACTAATGTTCGGATCAACAGCTGCATGAGAACTCCGCAAGTGCTGCGAGTTCTCCTCaacaaatttaaaattgaaaaCACTCCTGATGATTTTGCGCTCTACCTCGTGCACACGAGTGGAG AGCGCGTGAAACTGAAGCGCAGTGACTATCCTCTTGTGCTGAGAATAATGCAGGGTCCGTGTGAGCAGGTCTGCAAAGTTTTCCTCATGGAAGAAGATCTGGGTGAAGAAGTCACATATGAT GTGGCACAGTATATAAAGTTTGAGATGCCTGTCCTGCAGAGTTTTATCACCAAgctgaaagaagaggaggacagagaggtgCAGAAACTCATGAGAAG GTATAATTTCCTGCGTTGTATAATTGAGAAGCAGCTCCGCTGTGTTCCAGAGGGGGCGACGTGCATGTGA